GCCCAGGAGCGCGCTGAAGGCGGCGAACGGCAGCACCGAGACGAGGAACCCCGACCCCACCCAGGAACAGAACGTGACGAGCGCCCCCGGTATGCGCATCCCCCAGGGCCGCACCAGCGCGAGCACCAGGGCGATCCCCGTCACCGCCATGCCGACCGTGACGGTGTTGAGCACCAGCCACCCCGCCAGGCCGAACCCCTCGCCGATCGGCAGCACCCCCACGAGGGAGCCGATCACCCACGAGACTTTGATCAGCAAGTACGGCGACAGCGCCAGCGCCGTCCCGTACGCCGCGTTCCGCCCGACCCGATCCCAGCGGTCCACCCGAACTCCCCTTCCACCGCGAACTTCCCCTTCACCAGCAGGAATCCCAGCGTCGGGCCTGACCGTCCCGGCCGCGTCCCCCGCCGGAGGGAAACGCCTCCCCCACGCGGGGGAGGAGGCGGGCGGGGACCCGCGTCACCGCTCAGGGGCCCGCGGGCCGCGGAGCGGGAGCGGTCGGCTGAGGACGAGGTTGGTGGTCGTGCTCCCGAAGCCGGCCAGTTCGTCCACCACCGCCTCCAGGTGGCCCATGGAGGAGGTGGCCACCTTGAGGACGTAGCAGTCGTCGCCGGTGGTGCGCAGGCACTCCAGGATCTCCGGGCGCTCCGCCAGCAGGCGGCGCAGCGGCTCGTGCCGGGTCCCGGGGCCCGGGTACTTGAGCCGGACCACCGCCAGCACTCCGTACCCGGTGCGCTCCAGGTCCACCTCCGCCCGGTAGCCCGTGATCACCTCGGCCTCCTCCAGCCGCCGCACCCGCTCCTTCGTCGCGGACGCGCTCAGGTTCACCCGCCGTGCCAGCTCCGTGAAGGGGATCCGGCCCTCCCCCTGGAGTTCCCGCAGGATCGCCCAGTCCGTCGCATCAAGAGTCTCGGTCATCGGGCCAGATTACCGGCGGATCCACGGCCGAACGCTCCCTGGACAGGCGGGAGTCACTTCTGGCGGCCGTGGCGCCTGGCTAGGCTCGACGGTGTGAAGATCGGAGTCAACGTCCTCAATTTCGGCCCCGGCACCGACCCCGGGGTCCTGCGCGGCTGGGCCCGGACCGTCGAAGGCCTGGGCTTCGACCTGCTGATGGTCTCGGACCACGTGGCCATCACGCCCGATGTCGCCGTGCGCTATCCGCCGCCCTTCTACGAGCCCTTCACCACCCTGTCCTGGCTGGCCGCCCTCACCACCCGGGTGCGGCTCGGCACGACGGTCCTCATCGCCCCCTACCGGCACCCGCTGCTCACCGCCCGGATGGCGGCCAACGTGAACGAACTGAGCGGCGGCAGACTGGTCCTCGGGGTCGGAGTGGGCTGGGCGCGCCAGGAGTTCGCCGCCCTCGGGATCCCGTTCGAACAGCGGGGCCGGCTGACCGAGGAGCACCTGCGGGACGTCCGCGCGGCCTGGGCGGACACCGCCGCCTACGGGGACCGGCCGATCCCGGTGTGGGTCGGCGGCAACAGCGACGCGGGGCTGCGCCGGGCCGTACGGCTCGGGGACGCCTGGCATCCGCTGCGTCCCACCGTGCCGTGGCTGCGCGAGGCCGCGGTCCGGCTGGCGGCGTACGCGCGGGGGCAGGGGCTCCCCGTGCCCGCCCTCGCGCCCAGGATCGCCCTCAGGCTCACGGCGGCCCCGGTCACCGGACCGGACCGGCTCGCCGGGGAGGGCACGATCGACCAGATCGCCGAAGACCTCGAAGAGCTGCGGCGGTTGGGCGCGGAGGCGGTCGTCCTCGACCCCTACGGCGGCGACCCCCGCGAGACCCGCCACCCGGAATTGGCCTGGCGGGCACTGGAGACGGTGGCCGCGTACGCCCTCCACGCACCCCGCACCGGAACGGAGCAGCCATGACCACCATGCCCGAGCACCACGCCGACCACGCCGACCACGCCCTCCTGCGGCGGGCCATCGCGCTCGCGGGGGAGGCGGGTGAGCGCGGCGACCCGCCCTTCGGGTCGCTGCTGGCGGGACCGGACGGGGCGGTGCTCGCGGAGGAGCGCAACACCACCCGCACCGACGGGGACATCACCGCGCACCCGGAACTGAAGCTGGCCCGCTGGGCCGCGCGGGAGCTGGACGCGGCCACGGCGGCGGCGACCACGCTGTACACGAGCTGCGAGCCGTGCGGCATGTGCGCGGCGGTCATCCAACAGGCCGGACTGCGAAGGGTGGTGTTCGCGCTGTCCGGCGAGCAGCTGCTCGACATCAGGCCGGGCAGCGGCCGCCCGCCCGTGCCGCAGTACGGGCCCGCGCTGCTCGACGAGGTACGGGCCGTGGTCGCGGCGTACTACCCGCGGTACTAGGCGGCGGCCGTGCCCCGCTGGTAGCTGCCGCCGTCGCGGGTGCGGGTCAGGTGGCCCGCGATGACCAGGTAGCGCCGCAGCGCGGCACTGTCGTCGTGCACCGAGCGCAGCGCCTCGTTGACCTCGGGCTCGGTGTACGCGCGGTCCGGGTCGAACAGGGTCTCGGCGAGGTGTCGCAGGAGCTGTTCGCGGCGGGCGGGCTTGCGCGGGACGGCCTTGAGGCGGCCCGTGGGGGAGAACAGGTCGGCCACCCCGCGCCGTTCGGCGCGGGTCTGTTCAGGGGCGGTCTGGGTGCGGGGCGGGTGCTGCGGTGCGTTCTCGGACATGAGGGGCAGCCTCGCCCGGGGCCCGGGTCCGCGGCAACCGGTTTTCCCTGCATCCGCAAAAAGTGACGCTCCTTCATCTTACTGAGCGGTAGTCCCCGCCAGTACCCTCCGGGAACCGTTCCCCGCCCTTCCCGGAGGAGCACGTATGAGACACCCCACCGCACGGCTGCGCACCGCGGTCGCCGCCGGACTCATCGCTCTCGGCGCCGCCCTGTTCTCCCCCCCCTCGCGTCCGCCACGGCGGCACCGGCCGCCGACCCCGCCCCGCTCCCCGTCGCGGACTACTGCGGCGGCCAGTGCGCCGACATCCTCCCGCCCGGCCAGAGCGGCAATGCCACCCTGGCCCAGATCCTGCTCCACAAGGCCTTCGGCACCCTGCCCGCCCACACCTCCGACCAACTGGCGCGCTACGCCTCGCTGGCGGGCGGGTACCAGGGCCTCACCGACGCCAAGATCAACGACTTCTTCAACGACGCCGCCTTCGGCGTCCCTTCCGCGCAGGTCGAATCCACCGTCAGCCCGCGCCCCGATGTCACCATCACCCGGGACAAGAAGTCCGGCGTCCCCCACATCAAGGGCACCACCCGCTACGGCACCGAGTACGGCGCGGGCTACGCGGCCGCCCAGGACCGGCTGTGGCAGATGGACCTCTTCCGGCACGTCGGCCGCGGGGACCTGACCCCCTTCGCGGGCGGCGCCCTCGCCAACCAGGGCCTGGAGCAGGAGTTCTGGCCGCAGGCCCCCTACACCGAAGCCGATCTGCAGGCCCAGGTGGACCGGATCCGGACCACCGAGGGCGACCGCGGCCGCCAGGCGATGGAGGACGCGCAGGCGTATGTCGACGGGATCAACGCCTACCGGACGCAGTCGAAGGACGGCCGCTACTTCCCCGGGGAGTACGTGCTCACCGGCCACATCGACTCGATCACCAACGCGGGCGAGATCCAGCCCTTCAAGCTCACCGACCTGATCGCTCTCGCCTCCGTCGTCGGCGGACTCTTCGGCGGCGGTGGCGGCGGCGAGGTGCAGGCGGCGGTCTCGCTCCTGGCCGCCCAGCAGAAGTTCGGCCTGGAGGAGGGCACCCGGGTCTGGGAGTCCTTCCGCGAACGGGAGGACCCCGAGGCCGTGTTGACCGTCCATGACGGCACGAGCTTCCCCTACGCCCAGAAGCCCGCGAACCCGCAGGGCACGGCGCTCCCGGACGCGGGCTCGGTCGTCGCCGAACCGCTCGTGTACGACCGTACGGGCGCGGCGGCCACGAAGGCCGCGGCCAGCCCGCCGAAGCCGATCAAGCAGAGCATGTCCAACGCGCTGCTGGTCTCCGGCGCGAAGACCGCGAGCGGTCACCCCGTCGCCGTCTTCGGCCCCCAAACCGGTTATCTGGCACCCCAGTTGCTGATGCTCCAGGAACTCCAGGGGCCCGGGCTGAGCGCGCGCGGAGCCTCCTTCGCGGGCGTGAGCATGTACGTACAGCTCGGGCGCGGCCAGGACTACGCCTGGAGCGCGACCTCCGCCGGGCAGGACATCACCGACACCTTCGCCGTCGAACTGTGCGAGCCGGGCGGGGGCACCCCGACCACCGCCTCCACCTCCTACCTCTTCCGGGGGACCTGCACCCCCATGGAGAAGCTGGAGCACAGCAACGCCTGGACCCCCAGCGTCGCCGACGGCACCGCGGCGGGCTCCTACCGGATGCAGGTGTGGCGCACCGGCTACGGCATCGTCACGCACCGCGCGACCGTCGCGGGCAAGCCCGTCGCCTACACCGCGCTGCGCTCGACCTACCGCCACGAAGCCGACTCGATGATCGGCTTCCAGATGCTCAACGACCCGGCGTACGTCACGGACGCGCACGCCTTCCAGCAGGCGGCGCAGCACATCGGCTACGCCTTCAACTGGTTCTACGCCGACTCCCGCGAGGCCGCCTACTACAACAGCGGGCTGAACCCCGTCCGGGCCGCCGGGGTCGACCCCGCGCTCCCCGTCTTCGGCCGGGCCGCCTACGAGTGGCAGGGCTTCGACCCGGCGGTGAACACGGCCGACTACACCCCGCCCGCCGAACATCCGCAGTCCATCGGGCAGGACTACTACATCAGCTGGAACAACAAGCAGGCCAAGGGGTACGGGGCGGCCGGGTTCGGGATGGGCGCGGTCCACCGCGCCAGCCTCCTCGACGACCGGGTCAAGCCCCTCGTCGCGGCGGGCGGGGTCACCCGTGCCTCGCTCACCCGGGCCATGGAGGACGCGGCGGTCACGGACCTGCGCGGCGAGAACCTGCTGCCCGAGCTGATCGACATACTGAACAGCTCGGCCGTCACCGACCCGGCGGCGGCCGCCGCCGTGCAGAAGCTCACCGCGTGGCGGGACGGCGGCAGCAAGCGCACGGAGACCAGCCCGGGTTCGCAGACCTACGCGAACGCCGACGCGATCCGCATCATGGACGCCTGGTGGCCGCTGCTCATCGAGGCCGAGTTCAAACCCGGACTCGGGGCGCCGCTGTACGACGTCCTGCGGGCCTCGCTGACCATCGACGAGGCGCCCAACGCGGGCCACGGGCCCACCGGTTCGCACGCCGGGTCCGCGTTCCAGTACGGCTGGTGGAGCTACGCGGACGAGGACCTGCGGATGGTCCTGGGGCGGCCGGTGGCCGATCCGCCGTCCAAGGTCTACTGCGGGGGCGGCTCGCTGAGCGGCTGCCGTGACGTCCTGCTCGCCACCCTCAAGCAGGCGGCGGCCGCGACCCCGGCCGCCGTCTACCCGGCCGACGGGACCTGCGCCGCGGGCAAGCAGTGGTGCGCGGACGGGATCGTGCAGCGGCCGGTGGGCGGGCTCACCCACCCGATGACCACCTGGCAGAACCGGCCGACGTACCAGCAGGTGGTGGAATTCCCGGCCCACCGCTGACCCACCAGGGACATGAAGGCCCCGCCGTTCCCGGTGCGCACCGGGAACGGCGGGGCCGCGTTCGGGCCGGTCCGGTCAGGGGCCGACGGTGATCTGCTGCGCCGCGTCCGTGGTGTCCGTCACCTTGTACACGGCGTTGAAGGTGGAGCTGGTCGCGCTCGTCGGGCAGCCGAAACCGCCGGTGACCGTGACGGGCACGGTCGCGTTCGTGAAGGTCAGGCTGGAGGGGGCGCCGTTCGCCCAGCTGCCCGCGACCGCGGCCGGGCCGCTCGGGGCGGTGGTGACGGTGCAGGTGGCGAGGCCGGTGGTGTGCACGACCAGACCACCGGTCGGCACGGTCATCGTCGCCGTGACCGGCGAGCCGTCCTGCATCGAGACGGTCCAGGCGCCGCTCGTGGTGACCGTCGGCGTCACCCCCGGGATGCTGGAGGTACACGAGGTGTACGTCGGCGGGGAGATGGGCGAGGAGACGGCCCCGGCCGCGTTGTGGTTGCCGGGCGCGGCCGGAACCGAACCCGTGGAGACGGAGACCGAGCAGGTCACGGTGACCGAACCGGCCTTGAGGGTGGCCTTGCCGCTGAGGGTGGCCTTGAACGCGTGACCGGCGGGCGAGACGGTGGTCGGGCCCGCCAGGGGTAAGGGGCTCGCGGTCGCGGGGACCGCGCCCAGGGTCAGGGCCCCGGCCGCCGCGAGTACGGCGGTCAGGGCGAGTGCGGTGCGGGTGCGCGTACGGGTCATGACGGCGCTCCTTGGGGATCGGTGTCCTGCGCTGGGGACGCGGGAGGAGGGGTCTCCGTGGGGGGAGTGGCGGACGTACGGGGCGGCGCGGCGGAGGGCTGCCAGGCGAACATCAGACCGCCGCCGAGGATGCCGAGCAGGGTGCCGATCAGGAACCCGCCGAGGTTCGACAGGACCAGCGCGGCGGTGGCGATGAGCGTCGTGAGGATCCCCGCCAGGGTGCGGTGCTGAGGGGAGAACCAGGCGGAGAGCCCCATCACGATCATGACGATGCCCATCAGGACGGACGGGATCCCCGCCACGCCCTGCTGGAGCATGATCTTCAGCGGGGCCAGCGGCAGCGCGCAGATCTCGGCTCCCGCGAGCAGGGCGAAGACTCCGCCCCAGAAGGGTCTGCTCCGCCTCCAGCGGCGGAACCTCCCGGACCGCCGGCCGCCGCCCGCGGGGGTCGCGGTCCGCGGGTCGCCGCCGCCCCGGGTCAGAAGCATTCCTTCTTGCCCTTGCTGATGCTCATGTTCAGCCCGGAGAGCTTGAAGGTGCCGGCGTTGGTCGCCCACGCCGTCTGGTGCAGGTTGCTGATGGTGACGCTGTCGGCCTGCTGGGCGAAGAGGTCCTGCATGCCGACGGCCTCGGTCGGACCCTTGTCCAGGGTGGAGGCGTCCCGGCCGATCTCGATGTTGCTGAAGACCGCGTCGCCGGAGAGCTGGGTCGCGTCCACGAAGAGGTTGCTGGCCTCGACCGGATCCTTCTGGCCCGCCGTGAGGTTGAGCGAGATGTCGCCGATCAGCGGGAGCGTGGTGACCACCGACTGGCAGAGGCTGTGGAGCTTGGCCTCCTTGATGGCGGTGACCGCCACCGGGATGAGCTCGTTGCGGGCGTTGACGTCGACGCTGCCGTACTGCGCGAAGCCCTCGCCCTCCAGGCTGTTCGCCGAGACCTTGAACTGCTGGCCCGACACGGCGAAGGAGGCGGCGAGCGCGCCCTGCGCCAGGGCTATCCCGAGGCCCGCCGTGACCGCCACGGCCGGGAGGGTCAGGACGGCGAAGCGGCGCCATCTGACCCGTCCGTCGGGGCTGTTGACAGCGTTGTCAGGTAAGTGCTGGGAATCTTCCACCGTTTGCCCCTGAATATCGGCTGTGCACCGTTGTTACCGACGAGTTGAATGTAAGAGTGCCAATGGTGGTTGGCAAGGTTGCGGGAACGCCCGGTTTCGGCCGACTCCTACTGCTCCGTACGCAGCAGTTCGGCGACCTCGGTCTCCACCCGGCGGGCCATCGCGCGGGCGAACTCGGCGGCCACGACCTCGCCCGCCACCGGGCGCAGCGCCGCCACCGCATCCGTGATGTGCTGGACCTGGGTGGCCGAAAGGTGCTCCAGCCCGTCCGGACCGATCACATACGATCGGAACAGCCCCACGAACCGGTCGGCGAGCGCCGCCGCCTGAGTCTGTACGAAGTCCCCCGCGTCCAGGATCTCCGTGAGCGGCACCCCCTGCCGCACCAGGGTCACGGTCGCCTCCAGCAGCCCGCGGCTCGGGAAGGTCACTGTGTCGCCCTCGATCGTGACGTACCGCAGGGCCGCCGCGCGCCGGGTGTCCTGCGGGGTGGCAGCCGGGCCGAACAGCGCGCGCAGCTCGGCCAGCGTCATCGTCACCGGGTCCTCGTGCACCCAGCCCCGGGTCATCTCCCGCTCCAGGCCCAGCAGTCGGCCGATCCCGCCGCCCTCTTCCCAGGCGCGCAGCAGCTCCGCGATGCCGTTGACGGTGTAACCCCGGCCCAGCAGGTCGCTGATCAGCCGCAGCCGGGCGAGGTGGTCGTCGGAGTACCAGGCGATCCGGCCCTCGCGCAGCGGCGGCGGGAGCAGGCCGCGCTCTTGGTAGTAACGCAGGTTGCGCACCTTCACGCCCGCCGCGAGGGCGACTTCCTCCCGGCGGTAGCGGGCCGGGTGCCCGCCGCCGGGGTGCGCGGCGCCCTCGCCCGCCGATGGGGTCGGCCCGACCCGGCTGCTGCTCACGGGGCGAGTCTAGGGCGTGATCAGGACGCCCTTGGCGCGTACTGGCGGGTACCCGGGGTTGCCCGGGCCGCCGCCGGGGCGGGTCACTCCCCGGCGGGCCGGTCCTTGGCCGCGGGGGCCTGCTTGACCGCGCGCAGCACCACGAACTTCGGGTCGCTCGCGACGAGTTGGCTGTTCCCGAAGAGCCTGCGCAGCCGGACGTGGTAGCCGAGGTGGCGGTTGCCGACGACCCACAGCTCGCCGCCGGGCCGCAGGGCCTGGCGGGCCTGTGCGAACATCCGCATCGCGGTGGCCTCGGTCGTCGCCTGGTGGGAGTGGAACGGCGGGTTGTTCAGGACCAGGTCCACCGAGCCGTCCGGGACCCCGGCGAGGCCGTCGCCGACCCGGAACTCGGCCTTGCGGTCGTCGCCCGGGACGTTGGCCCGGTACGTCGCCTCGGCCGAGGCCACCGCCTGGTACGACTCGTCGGTGAAGATCACTTCGGCGTCGGGGTCGGCGAGCGCGGCGGCCGTGCCGACCACGCCGTTGCCGCAGCCCAGGTCCACGATCCGGGCGGCGCCGGTGCGGGTGGGGAAGTGCTGGAGCAGGAACCGGGTCCCGATGTCGAGCCGGTCCGCGCAGAACACCCCGGCGTGGTTGACCGCGGTGAGCCCGGAGCCGACGCCCGAGTCCTCGTCCAGGGTGTAGGTCAGCGGCCAGGGCCCCGGCGCGGCGGCCTCGCGGCCGGCCTTCGGGCCGGGCGTGGCGAAGATCAGCCGGGCCTTCTTCTCCGCGAGGGAGGTCCGGGTCGGGCCGATGATCCGCTCGAACAGCCGCAGCGTGGAGGTGTGGATGTCCTTCACCATGCCGGTGCCGACGACCACGGTGTCCGCGTGCAGGTGCGGGGCCAGCCGGTGCAGCTGGTCCTCCAGCAGCGCGAGGCTCTTGGGCACCCGGACGAGCAGGACGTCGATCCGCTCCGGCGGAGCGTCCTGGGTGGTCAGCAGGTTGACCCCGGCGTCGTGCGCCCCGGCGCGTTCGAGATTGGCGCGGGTCGCCTCGTGGGTGAGCGAGGAATCGGTGATCTGTACGGGCCGGTGCGCGGCCAGCGCCGTCACCAGCGCCCCCCAGCGGTCCCCGAGCACGGTGACCTGCCCGTCCAGCTCCACCGGCGGGCGGTCGCCGGTGCCGGTGGCGAGGTGCCGCAGCAGGTACTCGTCAGCGGCGTCCCAGGCGCGGAGCCGGTCGCGGGAGTCCTCGGGGAAGCGGGTGAGCTCGTGGGAGCCGAAAGGCGTGGTGAGACGGTTCATATGGGACCCAGGCTAGCCGAGTGCGCGGCCCGCTCCCGCACGGCCCGCCCCGGCGGGGCGTGCGACCGTCCTCGCGGCGGGGGTCGGGGCGGGTGCCGACCCGCGTACGGTCCGGCGTGCCGAGGCGCGGAGGCTCCGCGGGGGCCTGTGGGGTACGGGGCCCGGGCGTGGTGTCCAGGTGCGGCGCATCTGCCTCCGGCGGGCCCTCAATCGCCGGGCGGGCTGGGATTGGCTGCGCCTTCGGCCCGCGGGGGAGGCCGGGTGTGGCTGCGCCGCCTCGCCCGCCGGGCTGGGTGTGGCTGCGGCTCCGGCCCGCCGGGGAGGCTGGGTTCGGCTGTGCCGTCTGGCCCGCCAGGGGCTCTGTCAGCCTCGCCGGCGTTTGAGGCGCGGGTCCGGGCAGAGCCCGGGGCGGCGGCCGGATGCGCAGCCGCTCCTGCCTCCGGCGGGCCCTCAATCGCCGGGCGGGCTGGGATTGGCTGCGCCTCCGGCCCGCGGGGGAGGTCGGGTGTTGCTGCGCCGCCTCGCCCGCCGGGCCGGGTGTGGCTGCGCCTCCGGCCCGCCGGGGAGGCCGGGTTTGGCTGTGCCGTCCGGCCCGCCGGGGAGGCTGGGTGTGCCTGCGCCTCCGGGGGCCGTCAGTGCTGGGGGAGGTC
This is a stretch of genomic DNA from Streptomyces sp. NBC_00536. It encodes these proteins:
- a CDS encoding DUF6114 domain-containing protein, which gives rise to MLLTRGGGDPRTATPAGGGRRSGRFRRWRRSRPFWGGVFALLAGAEICALPLAPLKIMLQQGVAGIPSVLMGIVMIVMGLSAWFSPQHRTLAGILTTLIATAALVLSNLGGFLIGTLLGILGGGLMFAWQPSAAPPRTSATPPTETPPPASPAQDTDPQGAPS
- a CDS encoding DUF6230 family protein, whose translation is MEDSQHLPDNAVNSPDGRVRWRRFAVLTLPAVAVTAGLGIALAQGALAASFAVSGQQFKVSANSLEGEGFAQYGSVDVNARNELIPVAVTAIKEAKLHSLCQSVVTTLPLIGDISLNLTAGQKDPVEASNLFVDATQLSGDAVFSNIEIGRDASTLDKGPTEAVGMQDLFAQQADSVTISNLHQTAWATNAGTFKLSGLNMSISKGKKECF
- a CDS encoding Lrp/AsnC family transcriptional regulator, which encodes MTETLDATDWAILRELQGEGRIPFTELARRVNLSASATKERVRRLEEAEVITGYRAEVDLERTGYGVLAVVRLKYPGPGTRHEPLRRLLAERPEILECLRTTGDDCYVLKVATSSMGHLEAVVDELAGFGSTTTNLVLSRPLPLRGPRAPER
- a CDS encoding nucleoside deaminase, whose translation is MTTMPEHHADHADHALLRRAIALAGEAGERGDPPFGSLLAGPDGAVLAEERNTTRTDGDITAHPELKLARWAARELDAATAAATTLYTSCEPCGMCAAVIQQAGLRRVVFALSGEQLLDIRPGSGRPPVPQYGPALLDEVRAVVAAYYPRY
- a CDS encoding MerR family transcriptional regulator, whose translation is MSSSRVGPTPSAGEGAAHPGGGHPARYRREEVALAAGVKVRNLRYYQERGLLPPPLREGRIAWYSDDHLARLRLISDLLGRGYTVNGIAELLRAWEEGGGIGRLLGLEREMTRGWVHEDPVTMTLAELRALFGPAATPQDTRRAAALRYVTIEGDTVTFPSRGLLEATVTLVRQGVPLTEILDAGDFVQTQAAALADRFVGLFRSYVIGPDGLEHLSATQVQHITDAVAALRPVAGEVVAAEFARAMARRVETEVAELLRTEQ
- a CDS encoding LLM class flavin-dependent oxidoreductase: MKIGVNVLNFGPGTDPGVLRGWARTVEGLGFDLLMVSDHVAITPDVAVRYPPPFYEPFTTLSWLAALTTRVRLGTTVLIAPYRHPLLTARMAANVNELSGGRLVLGVGVGWARQEFAALGIPFEQRGRLTEEHLRDVRAAWADTAAYGDRPIPVWVGGNSDAGLRRAVRLGDAWHPLRPTVPWLREAAVRLAAYARGQGLPVPALAPRIALRLTAAPVTGPDRLAGEGTIDQIAEDLEELRRLGAEAVVLDPYGGDPRETRHPELAWRALETVAAYALHAPRTGTEQP
- a CDS encoding DUF2087 domain-containing protein; amino-acid sequence: MSENAPQHPPRTQTAPEQTRAERRGVADLFSPTGRLKAVPRKPARREQLLRHLAETLFDPDRAYTEPEVNEALRSVHDDSAALRRYLVIAGHLTRTRDGGSYQRGTAAA
- a CDS encoding methyltransferase, producing the protein MNRLTTPFGSHELTRFPEDSRDRLRAWDAADEYLLRHLATGTGDRPPVELDGQVTVLGDRWGALVTALAAHRPVQITDSSLTHEATRANLERAGAHDAGVNLLTTQDAPPERIDVLLVRVPKSLALLEDQLHRLAPHLHADTVVVGTGMVKDIHTSTLRLFERIIGPTRTSLAEKKARLIFATPGPKAGREAAAPGPWPLTYTLDEDSGVGSGLTAVNHAGVFCADRLDIGTRFLLQHFPTRTGAARIVDLGCGNGVVGTAAALADPDAEVIFTDESYQAVASAEATYRANVPGDDRKAEFRVGDGLAGVPDGSVDLVLNNPPFHSHQATTEATAMRMFAQARQALRPGGELWVVGNRHLGYHVRLRRLFGNSQLVASDPKFVVLRAVKQAPAAKDRPAGE